A stretch of the Nicotiana tabacum cultivar K326 chromosome 6, ASM71507v2, whole genome shotgun sequence genome encodes the following:
- the LOC142182172 gene encoding uncharacterized protein LOC142182172: protein MEIYAKSYDIKVWRVIKKENYPLPAVAQPPADPEDIDEYTDGQMTVVQVNAKVRNLLYNAISGEEYEKISTCNIAKEMWDKLEVTYEGTSKIKEGESIEEMFAGFSKIISDLKAFGTPYSRGYQVRKIMRSLPTTWQTKVVALESQYLNKLSYDEPRGDLIAFKKTQLKKTNQEEKKKTIAFKATTERTNNDIDDDPKALEEEIAMFRCWIDEDASDDECKDDNENCFMARGETSEVRSYNRERCNELQDILYLTLKESQKMMNELKRLNREKKLEEHHRKSRKEKWYLNSVCSRNMTVDKNLFKEVTRINRRSVKFGDDSKRKIVGTCTVPFNNNCDITEVYLIDGLNYILLSLRQLCDSRYEVKFKKTCCTVEDKTNEALKNFEIISKRVEREKRYLITTIHSDHGRDFKEEHSKTSAMIKDTPITSQL from the exons ATGGAAATATATGCAAAGTCCTATGACATCAAAGTTTGGCGAGTTATCAAAAAGGAAAACTATCCACTACCAGCAGTTGCTCAACCACCTGCTGATCCAGAAGATATAGATGAATACACAGACGGGCAGATGACAGTTGTTCAAGTCAATGCAAAAGTAAGAAACTTACTCTATAATGCTATAAGTGGAGAGGAATATGAAAAAATCTCTACTTGTAATATAGCCAAAGAAATGTGGGATAAACTAGAAGTTACTTATGAAGGAACTAGCAAA ATAAAAGAAGGAGAATCCATTGAAGAAATGTTTGCAGGGTTTAGCAAAATCATTAGCGATTTAAAAGCTTTTGGTACACCATACTCACGTGGTTATCAAGTTAGAAAAATTATGAGGAGTCTACCTACCACTTGGCAGACAAAAGTAGTTGCACTTGAATCACAATATCTTAATAAACTCTCTTATGATGAGCCTCGAGGAGATCTTATAGCATTCAAGAAAACTCAGCTCAAGAAAACAAAccaggaagaaaagaagaaaacaatcgCTTTCAAGGCTACAACTGAAAGAACAAATAATGATATTGATGATGACCCTAAAGCTCTTGAAGAAGAAATTGCGATG TTCAGGTGCTGGATAGATGAAGATGCATCAGACGACGAATGCAAAGATGATAATGAGAATTGTTTCATGGCACGAGGTGAAACAAGCGAGGTAAGATCTTACAATCGTGAAAGATGTAatgaattgcaggatattcttTACCTTACTTTAAAAGAAtctcaaaaaatgatgaatgaactAAAGAGACTCAACAGGGAAAAGAAACTTGAa gaacaccacagGAAGAGTCGCAAAGAAAAATGGTATTTAAATAGTGTGTGTTCTAGGAACATGACAGTTGACAAAAACTTGTTCAAAGAAGTTACGAGGATAAATCGAAGAAGTGTTAAATTTGGAGATGACTCAAAAAGGAAGATAGTCGGCACTTGCACAGTTCCATTCAATAACAACTGTGATATTACTGAAGTTTACCTTATAGATGGACTCAACTACATTCTTCTGAGTTTAAGACAACTATGTGATTCAAGGTATGAAGTCAAGTTCAAGAAAACATGTTGTACTGTTGAAGATAAGACAA ATGAAGCTTTGAAAAACTTTGAGATCATCAGTAAAAGAGTTGAAAGAGAAAAGAGGTATCTTATTACAACCATTCATAGCGATCATGGACGAGATTTTAAAGAAGAGCATTCGAAGACTTCCGCAATGATCAAGGATACACCCATAACTTCTCAGCTTTAA